One Phaseolus vulgaris cultivar G19833 chromosome 4, P. vulgaris v2.0, whole genome shotgun sequence DNA window includes the following coding sequences:
- the LOC137837304 gene encoding uncharacterized protein, translated as MARTALLHLLRSQSSRHVCRTTPSVYQCFRSSTCGRPFRPNPSFKTSSHLTAFQRRWASPAPATEEDDKISIGPHGGGQSVEDDKETGVVYHGPISNTIKKVKLLSLSTCCLSVSLGPVITFMTSPDMNVILKGALASTVIFLSASTTGALHWFVSPYIHKLRWQPGSDSFEVEMLSWLASSIPRTIKFSDIRPPETQRPFVTFKANGSFYFVDAEHCHNKALLARLTPQKGTRDSAFKNL; from the exons ATGGCAAGAACCGCTCTCCTTCACTTGCTGCGATCACAGAGCTCCCGCCACGTGTGCAGAACCACTCCTTCAG TATACCAATGTTTTAGGTCCTCAACCTGTGGACGGCCCTTTAGACCCAATCCATCTTTTAAAACTTCCTCCCATCTTACTGCTTTCCAAAGAAGATGGGCATCACCAGCTCCAGCTACAGAGGAAGATGACAAGATTAGCATTGGACCTCATGGTGGAGGACAATCAGTGGAAGATGACAAGGAAACTGGAGTTGTTTACCATGGCCCCATCTCAAACACCATAAAGAAAGTGAAACTTTTGTCTCTCTCAACTTGCTGCCTCTCGGTGTCTCTCGGTCCGGTCATAACCTTCATGACATCCCCCGACATGAATGTCATCCTGAAAGGTGCCCTGGCGTCAACTGTAATATTCCTGAGTGCCTCTACAACTGGTGCCCTTCATTGGTTCGTTAGCCCATACATTCACAAACTCAGGTGGCAGCCAGGTTCCGACAGCTTCGAGGTGGAAATGCTGTCCTGGCTGGCATCTTCAATTCCCAGGACTATCAAGTTTTCCGATATTCGACCACCGGAAACCCAGAGGCCTTTTGTGACCTTTAAGGCCAATGGGAGCTTTTACTTTGTGGACGCAGAGCACTGTCACAATAAGGCGCTTCTGGCTAGACTCACCCCACAGAAAGGGACTCGTGATTCAGCTTTCAAAAACCTGTGA
- the LOC137837309 gene encoding elongation factor 1-alpha: MGKEKVHISIVVIGHVDSGKSTTTGHLIYKLGGIDKRVIERFEKEAAEMNKRSFKYAWVLDKLKAERERGITIDIALWKFETTKYYCTVIDAPGHRDFIKNMITGTSQADCAVLIIDSTTGGFEAGISKDGQTREHALLSFTLGVKQMICCCNKMDATTPKYSKARYDEIVKEVSSYLKKVGYNPDKIPFVPISGFEGDNMIERSTNLDWYKGPTLLDALDQISEPKRPSDKPLRLPLQDVYKIGGIGTVPVGRVETGVIKPGMVVTFAPSGLTTEVKSVEMHHEALTEALPGDNVGFNVKNVAVKDLKRGYVASNSKDDPAKEAANFTSQVIIMNHPGQIGNGYAPVLDCHTSHIAVKFAELMTKIDRRSGKELEKEPKFLKNGDAGFVKMIPTKPMVVETFSEYPPLGRFAVRDMRQTVAVGVIKSVEKKDPTGAKVTKAAQKKK; this comes from the exons ATGGGTAAGGAAAAGGTTCACATCAGTATTGTGGTCATTGGTCATGTCGACTCTGGGAAGTCCACCACCACTGGCCATCTGATCTACAAGCTTGGAGGCATTGACAAGCGTGTGATTGAGAGGTTCGAAAAGGAAGCTGCTGAGATGAACAAGAGGTCATTCAAGTATGCCTGGGTGCTTGACAAGCTCAAGGCTGAACGTGAAAGAGGAATTACAATTGATATTGCCTTGTGGAAGTTTGAAACCACTAAGTACTACTGCACAGTCATTGATGCTCCCGGACACAGGGATTTCATTAAGAATATGATTACCGGAACATCTCAAGCTGACTGTGCTGTTCTCATCATTGATTCTACCACTGGTGGTTTTGAAGCTGGTATTTCTAAGGATGGACAGACTCGTGAACATGCTCTTCTGTCTTTCACTCTTGGTGTGAAGCAGATGATTTGTTGCTGTAACAAG ATGGATGCTACTACACCCAAGTACTCCAAGGCTAGGTATGATGAAATTGTGAAGGAAGTCTCTTCCTACTTGAAGAAGGTGGGATACAACCCTGACAAAATTCCTTTCGTACCAATTTCTGGTTTTGAGGGAGACAACATGATTGAGAGGTCCACAAACCTCGACTGGTACAAGGGACCTACCTTGCTTGATGCACTTGACCAGATCTCTGAGCCCAAGAGGCCATCTGACAAGCCTCTCAGGCTTCCTCTTCAGGATGTTTACAAGATTGGAGGAATTGGAACTGTGCCTGTGGGACGTGTTGAGACTGGTGTCATCAAGCCTGGTATGGTGGTGACTTTTGCACCATCTGGACTGACAACTGAAGTTAAGTCTGTGGAGATGCATCATGAAGCTCTCACAGAGGCTCTCCCCGGTGACAACGTGGGGTTCAATGTGAAGAATGTTGCTGTTAAGGATCTCAAGCGTGGTTATGTTGCTTCAAACTCCAAGGATGATCCTGCCAAGGAGGCTGCTAACTTCACCTCCCAGGTTATCATCATGAACCACCCTGGTCAGATTGGAAATGGCTATGCCCCTGTTCTGGATTGCCACACCTCCCACATTGCTGTCAAGTTTGCTGAACTTATGACCAAGATTGACAGGCGATCTGGCAAAGAGCTCGAGAAGGAGCCTAAGTTCTTGAAGAATGGTGATGCTGGATTTGTTAAGATGATTCCAACCAAACCCATGGTGGTGGAGACTTTCTCTGAGTATCCCCCTCTTGGTCGTTTTGCTGTGAGGGACATGCGTCAAACTGTTGCTGTGGGAGTCATCAAGAGCGTGGAGAAGAAGGATCCCACTGGAGCCAAGGTTACCAAGGCCGCACAGAAGAAGAAGTGA